A part of Spiribacter vilamensis genomic DNA contains:
- a CDS encoding glycosyltransferase, with the protein MILVSVGSELPFDRLVRGVDIWRASHPTVAVFAQIADPGGQGYYPQNIEWARFLTRDEYDRRFAEADLVVAHAGMGSIISALVTPKPIVIMPRRMALGEVRNDHQLATVEKFRNHRNVHAAANEDELPAAINAALEPGATDQSDVAQFADASLINAVRMAILGQTGD; encoded by the coding sequence ATGATTTTGGTGAGCGTTGGCTCCGAATTGCCATTCGACCGCTTGGTACGCGGCGTTGATATCTGGCGGGCTTCTCACCCCACTGTGGCGGTCTTCGCGCAGATTGCCGATCCGGGTGGGCAGGGCTATTACCCGCAAAATATCGAGTGGGCACGATTTCTGACGCGGGACGAATATGACCGCCGATTCGCCGAAGCCGATCTGGTTGTGGCCCATGCCGGTATGGGGTCGATCATTAGCGCGCTGGTAACCCCCAAGCCCATCGTGATCATGCCCCGGCGAATGGCGCTGGGCGAGGTCCGCAATGACCACCAGTTGGCAACCGTCGAGAAATTCCGGAATCACCGCAACGTTCATGCTGCTGCAAACGAGGACGAATTGCCGGCGGCCATCAATGCCGCCCTTGAGCCGGGGGCAACCGATCAGTCCGACGTAGCGCAGTTCGCCGATGCGAGCCTGATCAATGCCGTGCGAATGGCGATCCTGGGACAAACGGGCGATTAG
- a CDS encoding Coenzyme F420 hydrogenase/dehydrogenase, beta subunit C-terminal domain: protein MTKARLSLQQVVDGGLCSGCGACAYAQRDEIRMTDVPDAGLRPTPVDPEARTLPEGDGAAVCPGGELGLDASDFGTDTIADLRAGWGPVRQLWEGAAADNELRYSGSSGGAASALALYALEAEQYEGVLHIAAREDIPYLNQTVISRSRAELLARTGSRYAPASPCDGLAAIEEGEGPFVFIGKPCDVAATRKARRLRPELDRNLGLTIAFFCAGVPSTRGTLEMLEKMGVSDPSTLRSLRYRGNGWPGKATAVYSDEGDGTTSAQLSYEESWGSVLTRHVQWRCRLCADHTGEFADIAVGDPWYRPVEPGEAGSSLVLARTERGRDFVLGAMTAGYLIAKPAAPDVLPRSQPNLLSVRGAVWGRIMTLRLIGAYSPSFRGLKTFRFWCSQLSPKAKLMSVVGTIKRCLKRRMHPAFHRSR from the coding sequence ATGACGAAAGCCCGGCTCTCGCTTCAGCAGGTGGTGGATGGCGGTCTTTGCAGTGGCTGTGGTGCCTGCGCCTACGCCCAGCGTGATGAGATTCGCATGACGGACGTTCCCGATGCCGGACTGCGTCCGACTCCCGTCGATCCCGAGGCGCGAACGCTGCCCGAAGGCGATGGCGCCGCCGTTTGCCCGGGCGGCGAACTTGGCCTCGATGCCAGTGACTTCGGGACTGACACCATCGCGGATCTGCGTGCCGGATGGGGGCCCGTCCGCCAACTCTGGGAAGGGGCTGCCGCCGATAACGAGCTCCGTTACAGCGGCTCCAGTGGCGGCGCCGCCTCCGCGCTCGCGCTGTATGCACTGGAGGCCGAGCAGTACGAGGGAGTGCTGCATATCGCGGCTCGCGAGGATATTCCCTATCTGAATCAGACCGTGATCAGTCGATCGCGGGCCGAGCTTCTCGCACGTACCGGATCCCGTTATGCACCGGCGTCGCCCTGCGATGGTCTCGCGGCGATCGAGGAAGGCGAGGGACCGTTCGTGTTCATCGGCAAGCCCTGTGATGTCGCTGCGACCCGCAAGGCCCGCCGTTTGAGGCCGGAACTGGATCGCAACCTCGGGCTCACCATTGCTTTCTTCTGCGCGGGCGTACCGTCCACCCGAGGTACCCTGGAAATGCTGGAGAAAATGGGTGTTTCCGATCCATCGACGCTGCGATCGCTGCGCTACCGGGGCAACGGCTGGCCGGGTAAAGCGACAGCGGTCTATAGCGACGAGGGGGATGGAACGACAAGTGCCCAGCTTAGTTACGAGGAGTCGTGGGGGAGCGTGCTCACCCGACATGTCCAGTGGCGCTGCCGCCTCTGCGCGGACCACACCGGTGAGTTCGCTGATATTGCGGTTGGAGATCCGTGGTATCGGCCCGTCGAGCCCGGCGAGGCTGGATCCAGTCTCGTACTGGCGCGAACGGAGCGCGGTCGGGATTTCGTCCTTGGTGCAATGACAGCGGGTTACCTGATTGCGAAACCGGCGGCGCCTGATGTGCTACCCCGATCTCAGCCCAATCTGCTCAGCGTTCGCGGCGCGGTATGGGGGAGAATCATGACGCTCAGGCTGATCGGGGCCTATAGCCCGTCCTTTCGAGGTTTGAAGACGTTCCGGTTCTGGTGCAGCCAGCTCAGTCCAAAGGCAAAGCTTATGTCCGTCGTCGGAACCATCAAGCGATGCCTTAAACGGCGTATGCATCCTGCGTTCCACCGATCCAGATAA
- a CDS encoding GNAT family N-acetyltransferase, translated as MQIRKAVLSDQAALMAIASQAFPTSFRWQLPPLSAIYWHSAVAAAKECGAETWVATVNEEVVGGLVLVVDEARWSQRQKSPPYPAVCYLRCIAYTPSAIRVIRRRIAACRTGISGSKEVPDLKMVVPLEERLSTDLGMVRPDFQGQGIARAFRRHAESRCRSLGRRYMRTMTAVENVAMRHLLVSMQYKVMQTRDGMCVYVKDIEAT; from the coding sequence ATGCAGATCAGGAAAGCCGTGCTGTCCGATCAAGCAGCGCTGATGGCGATTGCAAGCCAAGCATTCCCGACCAGCTTTCGCTGGCAGCTGCCACCACTGTCAGCAATCTATTGGCATAGTGCGGTCGCCGCGGCAAAGGAGTGCGGTGCCGAGACATGGGTTGCAACGGTGAATGAGGAGGTTGTCGGGGGGCTGGTGCTGGTGGTGGATGAGGCGCGGTGGTCTCAGCGTCAGAAATCGCCGCCCTATCCGGCTGTCTGCTATTTGCGGTGTATCGCCTATACGCCTAGCGCAATCAGGGTGATCCGACGCAGAATTGCGGCTTGTCGGACGGGTATCTCGGGGTCGAAAGAGGTACCCGATCTGAAAATGGTTGTACCACTCGAAGAGCGTCTGTCGACCGATCTCGGGATGGTCCGGCCGGATTTTCAGGGGCAGGGTATTGCTCGCGCGTTTCGCCGGCATGCAGAGAGTCGTTGTCGATCCCTCGGCAGACGGTATATGCGAACGATGACAGCGGTCGAGAATGTAGCGATGCGACATCTGCTTGTGTCAATGCAGTATAAGGTAATGCAGACCAGAGACGGGATGTGCGTCTACGTAAAGGATATTGAGGCCACCTGA
- a CDS encoding polysaccharide deacetylase family protein, with protein MQVIILLLTGFALIMIWFGLPMMLRAFQTRQLHQACVARRAIALTYDDGPSADVTPQLSALLGGRDTPATFFVIGREIDKRGDVVDELRRQGHDVGNHTQSHINAWKAGPLAAARDMTGCQRKFSRADAVPGLFRPPFGKATVATVLQAIAMRLRFVYWTVDTQDSWNRRAIDSVIDELSTRGGGVVLMHDFSAPRRGPTPSRHKEYVLDLTAAIIDFARQNDFQLVRVRDLLV; from the coding sequence GTGCAGGTGATTATTCTTCTTCTGACCGGTTTCGCCCTGATCATGATCTGGTTCGGCCTCCCGATGATGCTTCGCGCATTTCAGACGCGGCAGCTCCATCAAGCGTGTGTCGCCCGACGGGCTATCGCGCTGACCTACGATGACGGTCCCAGCGCCGATGTCACGCCGCAATTAAGTGCGCTCCTCGGCGGTCGCGACACGCCCGCGACCTTTTTCGTGATCGGTCGGGAAATCGACAAACGCGGCGATGTCGTCGATGAATTACGCCGCCAGGGTCATGATGTGGGTAATCACACGCAGAGCCATATCAACGCCTGGAAGGCCGGCCCCCTCGCTGCTGCAAGGGATATGACCGGTTGCCAGCGCAAATTTTCGCGCGCTGACGCGGTCCCAGGTCTCTTTCGGCCCCCATTCGGTAAGGCGACCGTCGCCACGGTCCTCCAGGCGATCGCGATGCGGCTACGTTTCGTTTACTGGACCGTCGATACGCAGGATAGTTGGAATCGTCGCGCAATCGATTCGGTGATTGATGAACTGAGTACGAGGGGCGGCGGCGTGGTATTGATGCATGATTTCTCTGCACCGCGGCGCGGGCCGACGCCATCACGGCATAAAGAGTATGTGCTCGATCTCACGGCCGCGATCATCGATTTCGCGCGGCAAAACGATTTTCAGCTGGTACGCGTGAGGGATTTGCTGGTTTAA
- a CDS encoding ABC transporter ATP-binding protein, whose protein sequence is MVIVMALLETAGVASVMPFLSVLSNPGVVESNPLLRRLYAMLGVESVDTFLVVLGASVFCLLIFSALFRTVTHFAMNRFIEMRRHSVSARLLETYLRQPYAFFLDRHSGDMAKNILSEVDQLVARVFRPAMLLVAYSVVVVSIVALLVVVSPVLAGIVALAIGSMYGLIYVAVRTPLGKIGRERARANQERFEAAGEALGGIKDIKLLGRENAYLQRFLRPSITQARNQSTTQTLAEVPKFLIEAVAMGGIIALTLGLMAIHGGVEGDGLGQVLPVLGLYALAAYRMLPAANHIYGGAARMRFGEAALDSAYNDLRYRAELCEIRGRMPAPMRPRYEVALDRISFTYPNATQPALEEIALTIPVGSSVGLVGSTGAGKTTLVDVLLGLLRPTEGALRVDGEPVTESNLRAWQGALGYVPQDIFLTDSTVTENIALGVPPAQIDHEQVERCARMAQVHDFIIRDMPDQYETMVGERGVRLSGGQRQRIGIARALYHDPSVLVFDEATSALDSVTEKAVMRAINDLHHEKTIILIAHRLTTVEHCDQVVLLEHGAVVARGGFEALRASSEKFREMAGARV, encoded by the coding sequence ATGGTGATCGTCATGGCGCTGCTCGAAACGGCAGGCGTGGCGTCGGTGATGCCGTTTCTGAGTGTGCTGAGCAATCCAGGCGTGGTCGAAAGTAATCCACTCCTCCGAAGGCTCTATGCGATGCTGGGCGTTGAGTCGGTGGACACGTTCCTGGTGGTCCTCGGTGCCTCTGTTTTCTGTCTCCTTATTTTCTCGGCGCTGTTTCGGACGGTTACGCATTTTGCGATGAACCGGTTTATCGAAATGCGTCGACACAGCGTCAGTGCTCGCCTGCTGGAAACCTACCTGCGTCAGCCCTACGCTTTTTTCCTCGATCGCCACAGCGGCGATATGGCCAAGAATATCCTCTCTGAGGTGGATCAGTTGGTGGCGCGTGTGTTTCGCCCGGCCATGTTGTTGGTAGCGTACAGCGTGGTCGTCGTCTCCATCGTGGCCTTGCTCGTCGTAGTCAGTCCGGTGCTTGCCGGGATTGTGGCCCTCGCGATTGGTTCGATGTACGGGCTGATTTATGTCGCTGTTCGTACGCCACTGGGAAAGATCGGACGAGAGCGCGCCCGCGCCAACCAGGAGCGCTTTGAGGCCGCCGGTGAGGCGCTCGGCGGCATCAAGGACATTAAATTGCTGGGGAGGGAAAACGCTTACCTGCAACGCTTCCTGCGGCCATCGATAACCCAGGCCCGTAACCAGTCCACGACACAGACGCTCGCGGAGGTGCCCAAATTCCTGATCGAGGCAGTCGCAATGGGGGGTATTATCGCTCTGACGCTTGGGCTCATGGCGATTCATGGTGGTGTAGAGGGAGATGGTCTGGGACAGGTTCTGCCGGTGCTCGGGCTGTATGCCCTCGCGGCGTATCGAATGCTGCCCGCCGCCAATCACATCTATGGTGGCGCGGCACGGATGCGCTTTGGCGAAGCCGCGCTGGACAGCGCTTACAACGACCTGCGCTATCGCGCTGAGCTTTGCGAGATTCGCGGCCGAATGCCAGCTCCGATGCGTCCACGGTACGAAGTAGCGCTGGACCGGATCAGCTTTACCTACCCGAACGCGACGCAGCCCGCGCTTGAAGAGATTGCATTAACGATTCCCGTGGGCAGTTCTGTCGGGTTGGTGGGAAGTACCGGGGCAGGTAAAACAACGCTCGTGGATGTGCTGCTCGGGCTCCTGCGTCCGACTGAGGGCGCGTTGCGCGTTGATGGCGAACCGGTGACCGAAAGCAACCTGCGCGCCTGGCAGGGCGCGCTGGGCTACGTGCCACAGGATATCTTTCTTACCGACTCGACAGTGACCGAGAACATCGCGCTCGGTGTTCCGCCGGCGCAGATTGATCATGAGCAGGTCGAGCGCTGCGCCCGCATGGCGCAGGTTCATGACTTCATAATCCGGGATATGCCCGATCAGTACGAGACGATGGTCGGCGAGCGCGGCGTGCGCCTGTCGGGGGGGCAGCGCCAGCGAATCGGGATTGCCCGCGCGCTCTACCATGATCCCAGTGTGCTGGTGTTCGATGAGGCGACGAGTGCGCTCGACAGCGTGACCGAGAAGGCGGTGATGCGGGCGATAAATGACTTGCACCACGAAAAGACCATTATCCTCATCGCGCATCGGCTGACCACGGTCGAGCACTGCGACCAGGTCGTTCTCCTCGAGCATGGCGCTGTCGTTGCCAGGGGTGGTTTCGAGGCACTGCGGGCTTCCAGCGAAAAGTTTCGGGAGATGGCGGGTGCAAGAGTCTGA
- a CDS encoding glycosyltransferase encodes MDGADNKPYDSVICFGGVDWWYHNRGHYDLQIMREISRTMPVLYVNSIGMKTPQVSEGGMFFRRVLRKLRSLRRGLHCVSNNFFVYSARTPPGPALASPFFARQLARQVNRCARRVGCQRPLLWIACPPAGHVLDYVSHTALVYQRTDRMEAFTGVDHDYIAGLDQDLKAQADVTVFCATSLYESEQADCRRAAFIDHGVDFDRFALAGTTQGDEAEPGDLRDISRPRVGFIGGIDAHTFDPAFFKTVAEQLPDISFVLVGACSLPEDWCALPNVHLLGQRPYASVPSYMAACDALIMPWNRNEWIHACNPVKLKEYLAIGRPVVSTPFPELAHYGDEVIEADTPEAFARAIRKALSHPGDSEARRARVRGHTWAQKAIDTIAALEAAGLSAELRQEPPLS; translated from the coding sequence GTGGATGGAGCCGACAACAAACCCTACGACAGCGTCATCTGCTTTGGTGGTGTGGACTGGTGGTATCACAACCGCGGCCATTATGACCTGCAGATCATGCGTGAAATCAGCCGGACGATGCCCGTGCTCTACGTCAATTCCATTGGCATGAAGACGCCGCAAGTGAGCGAGGGCGGCATGTTTTTCCGTCGCGTGCTGCGCAAGCTGCGGAGCCTGCGCCGCGGACTCCACTGCGTATCGAATAATTTCTTTGTCTACTCCGCACGGACGCCACCCGGACCGGCGCTGGCATCACCTTTTTTCGCGCGCCAGCTCGCACGCCAGGTCAACCGCTGTGCCCGGCGGGTCGGGTGTCAGCGACCCCTGCTCTGGATCGCCTGCCCGCCGGCGGGGCACGTGCTCGATTACGTCTCCCATACGGCACTCGTCTATCAACGCACAGACCGCATGGAGGCCTTCACCGGCGTTGATCATGACTATATTGCCGGTCTGGACCAGGATTTGAAGGCACAGGCGGACGTGACCGTGTTTTGCGCGACGTCGCTCTACGAGTCGGAGCAGGCCGATTGCCGCCGGGCCGCGTTTATCGACCACGGCGTGGACTTCGATCGATTCGCGCTCGCGGGCACGACCCAAGGGGATGAGGCAGAGCCAGGGGATCTTCGTGATATTTCGCGGCCACGGGTGGGCTTCATCGGTGGAATCGATGCACACACCTTCGACCCGGCCTTTTTCAAGACCGTGGCAGAACAACTGCCGGATATCTCTTTCGTACTGGTGGGGGCCTGCTCGCTGCCCGAGGACTGGTGCGCATTGCCCAATGTCCACTTGCTGGGGCAGCGCCCCTACGCATCCGTACCGAGTTACATGGCCGCTTGCGATGCCCTGATCATGCCGTGGAACCGTAACGAGTGGATCCACGCCTGCAACCCGGTCAAGCTCAAGGAATACCTGGCGATCGGTCGGCCCGTCGTAAGCACACCATTTCCGGAACTGGCCCACTATGGCGACGAAGTGATCGAGGCGGACACGCCCGAGGCGTTTGCCCGGGCAATCCGCAAGGCCCTTTCCCATCCGGGTGATTCAGAGGCGCGCCGAGCGCGGGTTCGCGGTCATACCTGGGCGCAGAAGGCAATCGATACGATCGCAGCGCTGGAAGCGGCGGGCCTGTCCGCGGAACTTCGGCAAGAGCCACCGTTATCATGA
- a CDS encoding glycosyltransferase family 4 protein gives MVDMVGEDISLLVDIEELPEAYTSRFETLILNRIGGKWPGPSDRLRKRCETYKHSRILANAVARADVDCVFVHFLVYAVRYREVWSATEKPVFVHCHGWDVSWDLQRARPGITGRTHVHPPGYQKAALTLPDNVKFIANSKTTATSIARIGVKPDRIAMKYLGVPCEDETPEKLVATSDPSKPLRILYLGRFIDCKGPDTTIRAFARAREKGLEAILVMAGDGPLKTVCEQLVEILGLESYVYLPGSVTAAEGEQLREQSDIFTAHNQTGGNSRQTEALGVAFLEAMAVGLPVVTGRSGSLPEIVEDGISGILFEPGDIEAHADALTELAHDRELRRRLGLAGYRRIRKDFSLGRERHSLRVLLGLELEPELSRQIESRPGPEVFNQ, from the coding sequence ATGGTCGATATGGTTGGGGAAGATATCTCGCTTCTTGTTGATATCGAGGAATTACCGGAAGCTTATACGTCACGTTTCGAGACGTTGATACTGAACCGGATCGGGGGGAAGTGGCCAGGTCCATCAGACCGCTTACGCAAGCGCTGTGAGACTTATAAGCACTCACGAATACTGGCGAATGCAGTCGCGCGGGCTGACGTTGATTGCGTCTTTGTCCACTTTCTCGTCTATGCCGTTCGCTATCGGGAAGTCTGGAGTGCCACTGAAAAGCCTGTCTTTGTACATTGCCACGGCTGGGATGTTAGCTGGGATTTACAGCGCGCACGACCCGGTATAACGGGACGTACTCACGTCCATCCACCGGGGTATCAGAAAGCCGCCCTAACACTACCCGACAACGTCAAGTTTATTGCCAATTCTAAAACAACGGCCACTTCCATCGCACGGATCGGCGTCAAGCCTGATCGCATCGCCATGAAATACCTGGGAGTGCCGTGTGAGGACGAAACACCGGAAAAACTGGTCGCTACATCTGATCCATCGAAGCCGCTGAGAATCCTTTATCTGGGCCGTTTTATTGACTGTAAAGGTCCGGATACGACCATCCGAGCTTTCGCCCGAGCTCGTGAAAAGGGGCTTGAGGCGATACTGGTCATGGCGGGGGACGGTCCGTTGAAAACGGTCTGCGAACAACTTGTCGAGATATTGGGGCTCGAGTCGTACGTCTATCTGCCCGGTTCTGTGACTGCCGCAGAGGGTGAACAGCTCCGAGAGCAGTCGGACATCTTTACGGCACATAATCAAACGGGCGGTAATAGTCGTCAAACCGAGGCACTTGGCGTTGCATTCCTTGAGGCAATGGCGGTTGGTCTGCCGGTGGTAACCGGCCGAAGCGGATCCCTCCCGGAAATAGTCGAAGACGGCATATCAGGCATCCTTTTCGAGCCGGGGGATATCGAGGCGCATGCCGATGCACTTACAGAGCTGGCTCATGACCGGGAGCTTCGTCGCCGACTCGGGCTGGCCGGCTATCGTCGAATAAGAAAGGATTTTTCGCTTGGTAGAGAGCGCCATTCACTTCGGGTTTTGCTAGGTCTGGAGCTTGAGCCGGAACTGTCGCGGCAGATCGAGTCGAGGCCGGGTCCCGAGGTTTTCAACCAGTAG
- a CDS encoding polysaccharide pyruvyl transferase family protein: MKIETALSEKLFRLRRPNRVVRICQKLGLTSRRNILWSWYEPRNFGDWVGPYLFWKMTGDRPLFCRPSLTKGRFRNRAEAIATAGSILRHITVPERVHVWGSGIISAHDEFQEPLEIYAVRGPRSMKRAHQLGYECPDIFGDPAIVLPKVYAPIVERKYRLGIIPHYSDFEKVSLLLQHRYDLHVVDVTQSVETVISEILSCEATLASSLHGLIVSHAYGLRSTWIASEDRLIGDNIKFVDYLESVGLYGMTEPETVDWHQSADKLENLATHQFNVEQERLSIPLLEACPFLEKTNE, translated from the coding sequence TTGAAAATAGAAACAGCTTTGAGTGAAAAGTTATTCCGCTTGCGCCGGCCGAATCGGGTTGTCAGGATTTGTCAGAAGCTGGGACTAACCAGTCGCCGAAATATTCTGTGGTCGTGGTATGAGCCACGTAATTTCGGCGACTGGGTTGGCCCCTATCTCTTCTGGAAAATGACTGGAGATCGCCCATTATTCTGTCGCCCGTCATTGACGAAGGGTCGGTTTAGAAATCGCGCTGAAGCGATAGCCACAGCTGGATCCATTTTGCGGCATATTACGGTCCCGGAAAGGGTTCATGTTTGGGGAAGTGGAATCATTTCGGCTCATGACGAATTTCAGGAACCATTGGAAATTTACGCAGTTAGGGGGCCGCGCTCGATGAAGCGGGCTCATCAGCTGGGTTACGAGTGTCCAGATATTTTTGGCGATCCGGCTATTGTACTGCCTAAGGTGTACGCTCCGATAGTTGAAAGGAAATACCGCCTTGGGATTATCCCGCATTATTCTGACTTCGAGAAAGTTTCTTTGTTGCTTCAGCATAGATACGACTTACATGTTGTAGATGTCACTCAAAGCGTAGAAACAGTGATTAGCGAGATCTTGAGCTGTGAAGCAACACTGGCATCGTCACTTCATGGACTCATTGTTTCACACGCTTATGGATTGCGGTCTACATGGATTGCATCGGAAGATCGGTTGATCGGTGATAACATTAAATTTGTTGACTATTTAGAATCTGTTGGTTTGTATGGAATGACCGAGCCAGAGACAGTCGACTGGCATCAGTCGGCTGACAAGCTAGAGAATCTGGCCACTCATCAATTCAATGTCGAGCAGGAGCGGCTTAGCATTCCGCTTCTTGAAGCATGTCCGTTCCTGGAAAAAACAAATGAATAA
- a CDS encoding polysaccharide pyruvyl transferase family protein — MKPSETGNAAPLRIGAFGMAPDTANMGVSALCKSFLAALKEALPEAEPVIFDYGKGIRRSTLRVGDDDMPILLCGARGGRRFYRRENLHTMAALARFSLLGQYHPMLRLIDSCAVIVDASAGDSFSDIYGQSRFRSICLPKLIAIRRRRPLLLLPQTYGPYADTRNAHWARDLIMQSDGAWARDDHSLEVMRHLLGEGFDPARHWSGVDMAFGLPARWPEHPDRHDLEAWLNDGSPVVGLNISGLIWHMGDEAPRRFGFRADYRQLVCRALHWLLEHTGMRVLLIPHVLAADGDPESDRDAARAVLAMFNDSGDRLRLAPADLDEQELKGLIGRCHWFCGTRMHSTIAALSSGVPSASVVYSDKARGVFACCGQEDHIIDPRRLDTDAALAGFQHSFHAREEARASLVPALETVREKLTEQNAAIARFARDNASRYERLSSDR; from the coding sequence ATGAAGCCGTCAGAGACCGGTAACGCCGCGCCCCTCCGGATCGGTGCGTTCGGAATGGCCCCGGACACGGCGAACATGGGTGTTTCGGCGCTTTGCAAGTCGTTCCTCGCGGCGCTGAAAGAGGCTCTGCCCGAGGCTGAGCCGGTAATTTTCGACTACGGCAAGGGGATTCGCCGCTCGACACTCCGGGTCGGCGACGATGATATGCCCATTCTGCTCTGTGGTGCCCGCGGCGGACGGCGCTTTTACCGTCGAGAGAATCTCCACACCATGGCGGCGCTGGCACGATTCTCCCTTCTCGGCCAATACCACCCGATGCTCCGGCTGATCGATTCCTGCGCCGTGATCGTCGATGCCTCGGCCGGCGACAGTTTCAGCGATATCTACGGGCAAAGCCGGTTTCGCAGCATCTGCCTGCCCAAGCTCATTGCGATCCGCCGGAGGCGTCCGCTGCTCCTGCTGCCGCAAACCTACGGGCCTTATGCCGATACGCGGAATGCGCACTGGGCCCGAGATCTGATCATGCAAAGCGATGGCGCCTGGGCGAGGGACGATCATAGTCTCGAGGTGATGCGCCACCTCCTCGGTGAGGGATTTGATCCGGCACGACATTGGTCGGGTGTGGATATGGCCTTCGGGTTGCCGGCGCGCTGGCCGGAGCATCCGGATAGGCATGATCTCGAGGCATGGCTGAATGACGGTTCGCCGGTTGTCGGGCTGAACATCAGTGGCCTTATCTGGCATATGGGGGATGAGGCCCCGCGGCGCTTCGGTTTTCGCGCGGACTATCGTCAACTCGTTTGCCGGGCACTGCACTGGCTGCTCGAACACACCGGGATGCGTGTCCTTTTGATCCCCCATGTACTGGCCGCCGACGGGGATCCGGAGTCGGATCGAGACGCGGCGCGGGCAGTACTCGCAATGTTTAACGATTCGGGCGATCGCCTACGACTCGCGCCGGCAGACCTCGACGAACAGGAACTTAAGGGACTGATCGGCCGCTGTCACTGGTTCTGCGGCACTCGCATGCACTCGACGATCGCGGCGCTCTCCAGTGGCGTGCCTTCGGCGAGTGTTGTATACAGTGATAAGGCAAGAGGGGTTTTTGCCTGCTGCGGTCAGGAGGACCACATCATTGATCCACGCCGTCTGGACACCGACGCTGCTCTTGCCGGGTTTCAACACTCGTTCCATGCCCGCGAGGAGGCACGAGCCAGTCTTGTCCCGGCCCTGGAGACGGTGCGGGAAAAACTCACCGAGCAGAATGCCGCGATTGCCCGCTTTGCCCGCGACAACGCATCGCGATACGAAAGGTTGAGTAGCGATCGATGA
- a CDS encoding glycosyltransferase family 2 protein has product MSDMARLSVIIVSYNTRDLTLAAIRALYENAGHPFELIIIDNASDDGSADAIEDEFPTARLIRSSRNRGFAGANNEAARYATGDALLLLNPDTEVLPGAIDRLMALRAEWPQAGVWGGRTIYADGTPNPASCWRRQTLWSLLVQATGLSSLARRSQLLNPERVLKLSPSEPTPVDIVSGCLLLIDRALFERLGGFSPRFFMYGEDADLCLRAQAAGARPIVHADACIVHHGGSSERVRADKLVRLITAKSTLIQVHFPRGQKHLGLALLAAWPLSRMLAHRLLSGLGAHRYREQARAWSRVWSRRGEWLAGFPEPVA; this is encoded by the coding sequence ATGAGTGATATGGCCCGTCTGAGTGTCATTATCGTCAGCTACAACACGCGTGATCTGACGCTTGCCGCCATCCGTGCGCTCTACGAAAACGCGGGTCACCCCTTCGAGCTGATCATCATCGATAACGCCTCCGACGACGGATCGGCGGACGCGATCGAGGATGAGTTCCCAACGGCACGATTGATTCGTTCCTCACGCAACCGGGGCTTCGCCGGCGCCAACAACGAGGCGGCCCGATATGCCACGGGCGATGCGCTGTTATTGCTGAATCCGGACACCGAGGTCCTACCCGGGGCAATCGACCGCCTCATGGCGCTGCGGGCGGAATGGCCACAGGCAGGTGTCTGGGGCGGGCGTACCATTTACGCTGACGGTACGCCCAATCCTGCATCCTGCTGGCGTCGCCAGACGCTCTGGAGCCTGCTGGTTCAAGCCACCGGGTTGTCCTCGCTGGCACGGCGTTCGCAGTTACTCAATCCCGAGCGGGTGCTGAAACTCTCCCCGAGCGAGCCGACGCCGGTGGATATCGTCTCCGGCTGTCTACTGCTTATTGATCGAGCGCTTTTCGAGCGTCTCGGAGGGTTCAGTCCGCGATTTTTCATGTATGGCGAAGATGCGGACCTGTGTCTGCGGGCACAGGCGGCGGGGGCACGGCCGATCGTTCACGCGGATGCGTGCATTGTCCACCACGGGGGCTCCTCGGAACGGGTCAGGGCCGACAAGCTGGTTCGTCTGATCACCGCGAAGTCGACCCTGATCCAGGTGCACTTCCCGCGCGGGCAGAAACACCTCGGACTGGCACTACTGGCGGCCTGGCCGTTGTCGCGCATGCTGGCCCACCGGCTCCTGAGCGGTCTTGGCGCCCACCGCTACCGGGAGCAGGCGAGGGCATGGTCCCGGGTCTGGTCACGACGCGGCGAGTGGCTCGCCGGATTTCCGGAGCCGGTTGCATGA